A window of Limosilactobacillus sp. WILCCON 0051 genomic DNA:
GTAAACTTTTGATTGAAGACGCGGAATGATTATGCTATAGTTTAGTCGATCATGAAATTAATTTAATCATAGGTTTATCTTCAAGGCAGGGTGTGATTCCCGACCGGCGGTAAAAGCCCGCAACCCGATAACGGCCTTTGTTATCGGTGGAACCTGGCGCAATTCCAGGTGCCGACAGTATAGTCTGGTATGTAGAAGATTTTCGCTCAAACGAAAGCAATGTTTGCCGCAGATGAACCGTTTTCATCTGTGGTTTTTTGTTGGGCGATCAGCCCCGGAGATGACCTTCAATTATTAGGAGGTTTTAATCATGACAGTTTCTAGCATTCGTATTCAGCGCCTGGCCGGGATTGCCTGCTTGAGCGCATTGGCATTTGTTTTGATGATGCTGGAGTTTCCAATTATTCCAGTTGCGGCATACCTAAAGCTGGACTTTTCTGACGTGCCGGTATTATTGGGAACACTGATCTATGGACCGGTCAGCGGCATCATTATTGCAGCCGTCAAGTGCCTGATCCATGCCTTGGTCTATGGCTTTTCAATTGGCGAGCTTTTGGGCGTAGGCAGCGACTTTATTTCATCTTTGGCGCTGCTGCTGCCATTTGCGTGGGCGGCCAAGCGAACGTCGCTTAAGCCGGCACAGCGCTATCTGTTGGGAACCGGCGCGGGAATGCTGGTCTTAACGGTGGTCATGTCGCTTTTGAACTTGTGGGTCTTGACGCCGCTTTACATGAAGATCTGGGGCTGGAAGCCAACGATGCCGATTGCTTCCTTGGTGGCAATCGGGGTCGTTCCATTCAATATTATCAAGGGTCTGCTGGTTGGCGGGGTCTCCTCGCTGTTGGCAATGCGTCTTGCCAACTGGCTGGCTAAGCATCAAATGTAAGATTGATCAATAAAACGACTGTTAATGATGATCCGTGAACTGATTGCAATTGGCTTGCGTGGATCGATCAGCTGCAGTCGTTTTTTATTTTGGTGAAATTTCGTATAATTTGCATATAGTATTTCAAGGGAGGTGAAAAATTGAAGAGCTATTTTATTGAGATGTTGACCGATCAGCCCAGGAGAACGGCGGTTTTGCGCAATACCGTCAAAAACAAGCGGACCGTTGCAACTTTGTTTTGGGCTCGCGAATATGGCGTCTTAAAATGGCTGGGGGCCAATCCAAGACTCACGGTCAACGAATTTGAGCAATGGCTCGTTCAAATGCGGCAGGCTGGCCTGATCAAAGTGAATGATCAGACGGCTTGGCTTACTCCCAGCGGCATTGCTGAAAAAGAAAAATTTCTAAAAACGCATTATCAGCCGCGGTTTGGAAACTGGGCTTGGCTGGCGCGACCTGATCAGCTGGCACCACGCGTCTTGCTGGCAACGCAGGCGGTCAGTCAGTATGCCCACGGACAAAGGCATTACGTTCCCTTGAATCTGGCCCCGGCTGAGCTATATTTTGTCCGTCAGTGGTTTTATGGAAATCGAAATCGCATCGTTGACGACTGGGCATCAGAGCTGCAGCAGGCGGCCGCTGCTCTGGCCAAACTGGATGAAAGACTGGCCAAGCTGCTGGTGTTTTCTCTGCCTGGCTATCAAACGACCGGCTGGACGATTGATCAGGCAGCACAGGCTTTAAAAATCTCAGTCGATGAAGTCATGATCATGGAGCGGGATGTATGTCTGGGAATCGGCTATCTGGCAGCCAGTCAGCCGGCAGGTTTGTTAAGGAGTCTGCTGTATGATCATCTGCATGATACGCCGCTTAATCACAGTACCACGATTACTCTAAGAATGTTTGAACAGGGACTTTCGCTTGAACAGATCAGTCAAAAAAGACATTTGAAGCTGGGGACCATTCGCGAACATATCCTGGAAGCAGCAATCTTTATGCCAGGAGCGCTGCCACTGGATCGCCTGCTGACTCCAGCAAAAATCGACCAGCTGGCGGCGCAGTATCATGGCAAACCAGCCACCTGGGAATTTCTGCCGCCGATCATTGAGCCGCAATCACCAGCCGAAAAATTGCAAAACGAGCAGAGCTTCTTT
This region includes:
- a CDS encoding helix-turn-helix domain-containing protein, whose amino-acid sequence is MKSYFIEMLTDQPRRTAVLRNTVKNKRTVATLFWAREYGVLKWLGANPRLTVNEFEQWLVQMRQAGLIKVNDQTAWLTPSGIAEKEKFLKTHYQPRFGNWAWLARPDQLAPRVLLATQAVSQYAHGQRHYVPLNLAPAELYFVRQWFYGNRNRIVDDWASELQQAAAALAKLDERLAKLLVFSLPGYQTTGWTIDQAAQALKISVDEVMIMERDVCLGIGYLAASQPAGLLRSLLYDHLHDTPLNHSTTITLRMFEQGLSLEQISQKRHLKLGTIREHILEAAIFMPGALPLDRLLTPAKIDQLAAQYHGKPATWEFLPPIIEPQSPAEKLQNEQSFFEYRLFQIIKGGERNG
- a CDS encoding ECF transporter S component is translated as MTVSSIRIQRLAGIACLSALAFVLMMLEFPIIPVAAYLKLDFSDVPVLLGTLIYGPVSGIIIAAVKCLIHALVYGFSIGELLGVGSDFISSLALLLPFAWAAKRTSLKPAQRYLLGTGAGMLVLTVVMSLLNLWVLTPLYMKIWGWKPTMPIASLVAIGVVPFNIIKGLLVGGVSSLLAMRLANWLAKHQM